In Zingiber officinale cultivar Zhangliang chromosome 1A, Zo_v1.1, whole genome shotgun sequence, a genomic segment contains:
- the LOC122008817 gene encoding glutathione S-transferase T3-like, protein MSHPYFTPSVVHGYGTPHTTEKAVSNAEGTRKRSSWTKVEDEVLARSFVTISDDPIIDNDQKADAFWGRVASYYNENLPLGSNTISANVIRSHWHNTIQKKVYRFNANYNSIYSSYRSGHSDEDILRFAYEKYLSENNGVAFNLEHVWRIVKDRPMFTPQSADHFVATKKTRTLESGASNTSSNQDVSIDLDYEDTRPMGQKTAKRKRKDKVKSTMEDLTVNYNNIITKFTEYTSVKKSEVDLKQKQLEVEEIKAKAALSKSEAKNRRLKLKEYEILKKDTLQMTKDHLIIHECLCKDIRSRWNI, encoded by the exons ATGAGCCATCCGTATTTCACGCCGTCGGTTGTTCATGGATATGGTACCCCGCACACAACTG AAAAGGCGGTTTCAAATGCTGAGGGTACAAGAAAGCGTTCAAGTTGGACAAAGGTTGAAGACGAGGTCTTAGCGAGAAGTTTTGTCACTATCAGTGATGATCCAATAATCGACAATGATCAAAAGGCGGATGCTTTTTGGGGACGGGTTGCAAGCTACTACAATGAGAATCTTCCCCTAGGTTCAAACACCATAAGTGCAAATGTTATACGGTCACATTGGcacaatacaatccaaaagaagGTATATCGATTCAACGCAAATTACAATAGTATTTATAGTTCATATCGAAGTGGTCATAGTGATGAAGATATATTGAGGTTTGCGTACGAAAAATATCTATCCGAAAACAATGGTGTTGCATTCAATCTCGAACATGTGTGGAGAATTGTCAAAGACCGTCCAATGTTTACTCCACAGTCCGCTGATCACTTTGTGGCCACAAAGAAGACGAGGACCTTAGAGTCGGGAGCAAGCAACACCTCCTCCAACCAAGATGTGAGTATAGACCTGGATTATGAAGATACTCGTCCAATGGGGCAAAAGACagcaaaaagaaagagaaaagacaAAGTAAAATCGACCATGGAGGATCTGACAGTAAACTACAACAATATTATCACAAAGTTCACTGAGTACACAAGCGTGAAGAAGTCCGAAGTCGATTTGAAACAAAAACAACTCGAAGTAGAGGAGATTAAGGCAAAAGCTGCATTGTCCAAATCTGAAGCTAAAAATCGTCGCTTGAAGTTGAAGGAGTACGAAATATTGAAGAAAGACACCTTGCAGATGACAAAGGATCatcttatcatacatgaatgCCTATGCAAGGATATTAGGTCGAGATGGAATATCTAA
- the LOC122008822 gene encoding uncharacterized protein LOC122008822, with protein sequence MSHSTGSSSLSSSSTSEDEVHVEIDEQAYDPGEELKLLVLQQHQQLMEAYQRRDTRRRRFVQRNREAGHERLVNDYFSITPVYHDEIFRRRFRMRRELFLRIVNALENHSTFFQQRDDAVRRKGLSPLQKCTAAIRQLAYGVPADHLDEYLRMGESTAIRCLFKFCEYVDEIFGDRYLRKPNAD encoded by the coding sequence ATGTCTCATTCTACAGGCAGCTCTAGCTTAAGTTCCAGCTCAACAAGTGAAGACGAAGTCCATGTTGAAATTGATGAGCAAGCTTATGATCCGGGTGAAGAACTGAAGTTATTGGTTCTTCAACAACACCAACAACTTATGGAAGCATATCAGAGGAGGGACACACGCAGAAGAAGGTTCGTCCAAAGAAATCGTGAAGCCGGGCATGAGAGACTCGTCAATGATTATTTCTCTATAACCCCGGTGTATCACGATGAAATATTTCGAAGACGATTTCGAATGCGAAGAGAGTTATTCCTCCGCATAGTAAATGCATTAGAGAATCATTCAACATTTTTTCAACAAAGGGACGATGCTGTACGAAGAAAAGGGTTGTCACCACTACAAAAATGCACCGCTGCGATTCGTCAACTGGCTTACGGAGTCCCCGCAGATCATCTTGACGAGTACCTACGTATGGGTGAATCAACTGCCATCAGGTGCCTTTTCAAGTTCTGCGAATACGTTGATGAAATATTTGGTGATAGGTACTTGAGAAAGCCAAATGCTGATTGA
- the LOC122038886 gene encoding disease resistance protein RPP8-like — MASTVVNLVLEKLGELASSEVSSLLNVGAEIKSLTETLALIQSFLRDADQKPRYEQSNSLQEWMRQIRNSVFEMEDLVDEYAMLLGRASTAGCWKSRLRRIAAFPSRILTRHLLARRLRDIHARFQDVCKQASQLGIQCSSSLPTSSSSSSAADATLARRFELEEDIVGFDEDMKGIKRQLFDIGSTTRVVLSVVGPGGLGKTTLANKIYKSADVKNYFQCKAWVSVSQKYELKELLCSIVKQVFDFKDEEVKGMEELEMKEKLSEHLRDRRYLVVMDDIWEVAAWNAIKAAFPKESTGSRVLLTTRKMNVANVADVPPHELKFWNVEESWNLFCRKAFRTTCCPPEFERFKEDIFKKTKGLPLAIVVLGGVLRGTSQASNWRKKLEHISREFREGEDQIQRILALSYHDLPHHLKPCFLYFAAFPEDYSIWAERLIHLWIAEGFIQTNDKVDQTMEDLAEAYLNDLTDRSMLQIQRGRMYYSHEVRIHDLLLDLARHEARELNFFRSIDDIGDDPRSLRRLSVTENVNDHISLNCSTTKLRSLVTCRNEGFKRMLAVAIPGAKFLRVLDLQELPIEHLPKEIGDLILLRYLNLERSKLKELPSSIGNLIHLQTFNIYGTKIQHLPDAFWKIRTLRHVFLTEENTSMPKAAYYCLEDIRTLENISIGPWVCDGALEKLRNLRALYLKSISSSDEDALANAVQNLFRLEKLGLVGESLPMSVLSSSCYHHIQFLYLYGPLVRPARIHIEAENSMIFSNLISLFISETRLEKDEDIAMLASLANLQILRLRFGAFVGRVLVFPKGGFPSLQEIELYRLRTLEQWEVGDGAMPFLRELRMWNCKNMRMLPEGLVRLTELNQIYIRGMKMIERRVNKDTGEDYHKIKHIPCIEIN, encoded by the exons ATGGCATCTACGGTGGTGAACTTGGTGCTGGAGAAGCTGGGCGAGCTTGCTTCCAGCGAGGTTTCCAGCCTCCTCAACGTGGGTGCAGAGATCAAGTCGCTGACGGAAACACTGGCACTGATTCAATCCTTTCTCAGGGATGCCGACCAGAAGCCCAGATACGAGCAAAGCAACTCTTTGCAGGAGTGGATGAGGCAGATCCGGAACTCGGTGTTCGAGATGGAGGACCTGGTGGACGAATACGCGATGCTGCTAGGCCGCGCTTCAACCGCTGGATGCTGGAAGAGCCGTCTCCGACGGATTGCCGCCTTCCCCTCCCGGATCCTCACTCGCCATCTGCTCGCGAGGCGCCTGCGGGACATCCATGCTAGATTTCAAGATGTATGCAAACAAGCGTCGCAACTTGGCATCCAATGCTCGTCCTCCTTGCCCACCTCCTCCTCATCTTCCTCTGCGGCTGACGCAACGCTTGCTCGAAG ATTTGAACTAGAAGAAGACATTGTCGGTTTTGATGAAGACATGAAAGGCATCAAAAGGCAACTGTTTGACATTGGTTCAACAACTCGCGTTGTCCTTTCGGTTGTTGGTCCCGGAGGTTTGGGCAAAACAACGCTGGCTAATAAGATCTACAAGAGCGCAGATGTCAAAAACTATTTCCAGTGCAAGGCATGGGTGTCCGTGTCACAGAAGTATGAGCTCAAAGAACTCTTGTGCAGCATTGTCAAGCAAGTGTTCGACTTCAAGGATGAGGAAGTAAAAGGTATGGAAGAACTAGAGATGAAGGAAAAGTTGTCGGAGCACTTGCGCGACAGAAGGTATCTAGTCGTGATGGATGATATTTGGGAGGTGGCAGCTTGGAACGCCATTAAAGCAGCTTTCCCAAAAGAATCGACAGGATCCAGAGTGCTGCTGACCACGCGCAAGATGAATGTTGCAAACGTTGCAGATGTTCCTCCACACGAGCTAAAATTTTGGAATGTCGAAGAGAGCTGGAATTTGTTCTGCAGGAAAGCTTTCCGCACGACATGCTGCCCTCCAGAGTTTGAGCGATTCAAGGAAGATATCTTCAAAAAAACTAAAGGGCTGCCTCTTGCCATTGTGGTACTCGGAGGAGTTTTGAGAGGTACAAGTCAAGCTAGTAACTGGAGGAAAAAGTTGGAACATATTTCTCGTGAATTCAGAGAAGGagaagaccaaatccaaagaatATTAGCTCTCAGCTACCATGATCTTCCGCATCATTTGAAGCCTTGCTTCCTCTATTTTGCAGCTTTTCCTGAGGACTATAGCATTTGGGCAGAGAGGTTAATACATTTATGGATCGCTGAGGGTTTCATACAAACGAATGACAAAGTGGATCAAACAATGGAGGACCTCGCGGAGGCATATTTGAATGATTTGACCGACAGGTCCATGTTACAAATACAAAGGGGTCGGATGTATTATAGCCACGAAGTTCGCATTCATGATCTTCTTCTTGATCTAGCACGTCATGAAGCTCGTGAGCTTAACTTCTTCAGGTCCATTGATGACATAGGTGACGATCCAAGATCTTTACGGCGTCTCAGCGTCACTGAAAATGTCAACGACCATATCTCGTTGAACTGTTCTACCACTAAACTACGGTCACTTGTAACTTGTCGTAATGAAGGCTTTAAGAGAATGCTGGCAGTTGCCATCCCTGGAGCGAAGTTCCTCAGGGTCTTGGATTTGCAGGAACTACCCATTGAACACTTACCAAAGGAGATTGGGGACTTGATCCTGTTAAGGTATCTAAATTTGGAACGATCAAAATTGAAGGAGCTGCCTTCATCTATTGGAAACCTCATCCATCTGCAGACTTTCAATATATACGGTACTAAGATTCAACATTTGCCTGATGCATTTTGGAAAATCCGAACACTGAGACATGTATTCCTCACTGAAGAGAATACGAGCATGCCTAAAGCGGCATACTACTGCTTGGAAGACATTCGGACACTTGAGAATATTTCAATTGGTCCATGGGTATGTGATGGTGCACTGGAGAAGCTGAGAAATCTTCGAGCATTgtatttgaaaagcatttcaagcTCTGACGAGGATGCTTTAGCCAATGCAGTCCAGAATCTTTTCAGACTCGAGAAATTGGGATTGGTTGGAGAATCGTTGCCGATGAGCGTCCTAAGTTCATCTTGCTACCATCATATTCAGTTTCTGTATTTGTATGGACCTTTGGTAAGGCCTGCAAGGATTCACATAGAGGCAGAAAATTCCATGATATTTTCCAACCTGATCTCTCTCTTTATTAGTGAAACAAGGTTGGAAAAGGATGAAGATATTGCAATGCTCGCATCTCTCGCAAACCTTCAGATTCTTCGATTGCGTTTTGGTGCATTTGTAGGAAGAGTTTTGGTGTTTCCAAAGGGAGGATTTCCTAGTCTCCAGGAGATTGAACTGTATAGATTGAGAACCTTGGAGCAATGGGAAGTGGGAGACGGAGCAATGCCTTTCCTTCGGGAACTAAGAATGTGGAACTGCAAAAATATGAGAATGCTACCAGAGGGACTTGTAAGATTGACTGAGCTCAATCAAATTTACATAAGAGGAATGAAAATGATAGAGAGAAGGGTTAACAAGGATACTGGAGAAGATTATCACAAGATCAAGCATATTCCTTGCATTGAAATAAATTGA